A genomic window from Sulfurimonas paralvinellae includes:
- a CDS encoding carbon-nitrogen hydrolase family protein, with amino-acid sequence MTTSKTSGEYALCSLLFETTPDYEKNLQTLLGLISETNDKSLIVAPEVCLTSYDYENMEVMLRFAPHATAALKKASRKKIIILTMLEEREGEVYNFAKVFYNGGVVYERAKAKLFRFGDEHKYMKEGSVDDFEIIEVDGIKIAVFICFELRFKELWCQSEGADVIAVSSWWGELRSEHFKILTQALALMNQCYVVASDSKNSECTRLSGIIDPQGKEQRNGNTPCLTQAYSKKEISLMRRYMDVGIG; translated from the coding sequence ATGACGACTTCTAAAACTTCCGGTGAGTACGCTCTGTGCTCACTTCTTTTTGAGACAACTCCCGATTATGAAAAAAATCTTCAAACATTGCTTGGTCTTATCAGCGAGACAAATGATAAAAGTCTCATTGTTGCACCGGAGGTCTGTTTAACAAGTTATGATTATGAAAATATGGAGGTGATGCTCCGTTTTGCTCCTCACGCAACAGCAGCATTGAAAAAGGCTTCACGCAAGAAGATCATTATACTCACAATGTTGGAAGAGCGTGAGGGTGAAGTTTATAATTTTGCAAAAGTGTTTTATAACGGCGGAGTCGTTTATGAACGTGCCAAGGCAAAGCTCTTTCGTTTTGGAGATGAACATAAGTATATGAAAGAGGGGAGTGTCGATGATTTTGAGATCATTGAAGTTGATGGCATCAAGATAGCGGTTTTTATCTGTTTTGAGCTGCGTTTTAAAGAGCTGTGGTGTCAAAGTGAAGGTGCGGATGTTATCGCTGTGTCATCTTGGTGGGGAGAGCTTAGAAGTGAGCATTTTAAGATTCTCACGCAGGCACTTGCTTTGATGAACCAGTGTTATGTGGTTGCGAGTGATTCAAAGAACAGTGAATGTACGAGGCTCAGCGGTATCATTGACCCGCAGGGAAAAGAACAGAGAAATGGGAATACGCCTTGCTTAACGCAGGCATACAGTAAAAAAGAGATAAGCCTTATGAGGCGATATATGGATGTAGGTATTGGATAG
- a CDS encoding protein-L-isoaspartate(D-aspartate) O-methyltransferase yields MDRITATKTARMADEIEKNFPLSPEVKAAIAKTNREAFVPMGFRNQAYKLDALPISANQYISSPLTVAKMTEYLFPRGADRVLEVGCGSGYQAAVLSQLFRGVFTIERIEPLILEAKKRFRELGINNVHTRTDDGQKGWIQYAPYDRILFSATAKEIPQKLFEQLADGGILVAPMERDGKQVITRFLKDGERIIEEELEDCDFVPVLDGVVK; encoded by the coding sequence TTGGATAGAATAACAGCGACAAAAACAGCACGTATGGCCGATGAGATAGAGAAAAATTTTCCTCTCTCACCTGAAGTAAAAGCGGCAATAGCCAAAACAAACAGAGAAGCCTTTGTTCCTATGGGTTTTAGAAATCAGGCTTACAAGCTCGATGCACTTCCAATCAGTGCCAATCAGTACATTTCATCACCTCTGACGGTTGCCAAGATGACGGAGTATCTTTTTCCGCGCGGCGCAGACAGAGTGCTGGAAGTTGGCTGTGGCAGCGGCTATCAGGCAGCGGTACTCTCTCAGCTCTTTCGTGGTGTTTTTACCATAGAACGCATAGAGCCTTTGATACTTGAAGCAAAAAAACGCTTTCGTGAGCTGGGTATCAATAATGTCCATACACGTACGGATGACGGTCAAAAAGGGTGGATACAGTACGCTCCCTATGATAGAATTCTTTTCTCGGCAACGGCGAAAGAGATACCGCAAAAACTATTTGAACAGCTCGCTGACGGCGGCATTTTAGTCGCACCGATGGAGCGTGACGGCAAACAGGTCATCACCCGTTTTTTAAAAGATGGTGAGCGAATCATCGAAGAGGAACTTGAAGATTGTGATTTTGTTCCTGTTTTGGACGGTGTTGTTAAATAG
- a CDS encoding ribonucleotide-diphosphate reductase subunit beta, whose translation MNRKQIYNPDSTENVNDRKVFGGNPTGIFELNNIKYQWAYNLWEMMLNNTWFPKEVDMTRDVNDYKNLTDAEKTAYDKALSQLIFMDSLQTNNLIDNVNPYVTAPEINLILVRQSFEEALHSQSYAVMVDSISTNSEEIYDLWRRDMMLKHKNDAIAAVYEELSENPTDTNFLKACFANQILEGIYFYSGFTYIYTLARAGKMLGSAQMIRFIQRDEVTHLVLFQNLINTLRKERPDLFTEQLKADVYDMFKKAVVLESDWGKYITQGQILGLTNEIVEQYIQYLADDRLASVGFEKLYNVSNPIKWVDDFAKFNDQKTNFFEGNVANYSKGSLSFDDDF comes from the coding sequence AACAGAAAATGTAAATGACAGAAAAGTTTTCGGTGGTAATCCGACAGGGATCTTTGAACTCAACAACATCAAGTATCAGTGGGCATATAATCTTTGGGAGATGATGTTAAACAACACATGGTTTCCAAAAGAGGTCGATATGACACGTGATGTCAATGACTATAAAAACCTGACAGATGCGGAGAAAACAGCATATGATAAAGCACTCTCACAGCTTATCTTTATGGATTCACTGCAAACGAACAATCTTATAGACAATGTCAATCCTTATGTGACGGCACCGGAAATTAATCTTATTTTAGTGCGTCAATCTTTTGAAGAGGCACTGCATTCACAGAGTTATGCTGTTATGGTTGATTCTATTTCGACAAACTCTGAAGAGATCTACGATCTGTGGCGCAGAGATATGATGCTCAAGCATAAAAATGACGCTATTGCAGCCGTTTACGAAGAACTTTCAGAAAATCCGACAGATACGAACTTCTTAAAAGCCTGTTTTGCAAACCAGATCTTAGAGGGCATCTACTTCTACAGCGGATTTACCTATATCTATACACTTGCACGTGCAGGGAAGATGTTGGGAAGTGCACAGATGATTCGTTTTATTCAGCGTGATGAAGTGACGCACCTCGTTCTCTTTCAAAATCTTATCAATACTCTTAGAAAAGAGCGACCGGATCTTTTTACAGAACAGCTTAAAGCTGATGTCTATGATATGTTCAAAAAAGCGGTAGTGCTTGAGAGTGACTGGGGTAAATATATTACACAGGGACAGATTCTTGGACTTACCAACGAAATAGTTGAGCAGTATATTCAGTATCTTGCAGATGATAGACTTGCTTCTGTTGGTTTTGAAAAACTCTACAATGTCAGCAATCCTATCAAATGGGTTGATGATTTCGCAAAATTCAATGATCAAAAAACAAACTTCTTTGAGGGTAATGTAGCCAACTATTCAAAAGGAAGCCTCTCTTTTGATGACGACTTCTAA